The Phyllopteryx taeniolatus isolate TA_2022b chromosome 2, UOR_Ptae_1.2, whole genome shotgun sequence nucleotide sequence TTATTCAGTTTGttgcatttgtattcatttgcttttcttacactgctgtctgcagccaggtcagtATTGCAACTGAGAATCTATTCTCAATTGTCTTACCGACAGTAGATGAATAAAGGTTCCGTAAATCAATAAATGGCTGCGATTATCTCCCAGCCGTGATGATCCATGGCACAACATCGCTCCTTCTCCGTACGCGACCGATGGTGACGTACGAGCCGTGTGGCGCGACGTCAACATTGCGTTTGAGCGATACGTACCAGCTGCCGGTTGCAGAGCGTGAGGTCACAGACCCGTCCCCAGCCCACCGTCACCGCGTCTAGCCAGCGGTCGGGTTCCCACGCACAGACGCCAAGGACGTCGGCGTGGCCGCTGAACAGACAGCCGCCGTCGGCGCTAAACAGCACACACCTGGAAACACAAACATTCATCCAATTATTATTAGGGGCCTGACACCAAGCAGTTGGAGGCGAAGCTTTCCCCGCTCAGGTTGCTACGTGGCCATGTGTTAGCGGACCACTTGTGCAGGGCTCCAGACTCAATTTCTGCACTGGTTGGACTTTTTCTACTTGGGTGCGCCAGCGTAAACGTTAGGCGCATCCAAATGTTTGCCCGTATCGCATTCAACACCGTAGTCTTACTGGGTCActtgagaaaaaagaaacatagcTGCCTGTCTTTTAGTTAGAATTCATGGACCAATCAGGCCTTAACTTAACATTCTTCGCAAAGAAGTTGTCAATCGTTCATTCAATTTGATCAGCcgtggccatccatccattttcttccgcttatcagaggtcgggtcgcggggcagtagctttagcaggaaagGCCAGTCTTCccgctccccagccacttcgtccagctcttccggggggatcccgaggcactcccagccgggagacgtagtctctccagcgtgtcccgggtcgtctcCTGGGCCTCCTCTTGGTGGGACGTACCCCAAACACCTGACCAGGGAGGCGTCGACGTCCGCATCAGATGCCCGCcccacctcatttggctcctctcaatgcggaggttAAACAGGTTGGGCGTGTGACAATGGTCTCATTATTTGAAATCCAATCATTCCTATTTTactccactggttttaaaccacaaattataCAAATGCAATTCCAGAGGCGCGGTTTGCCTTCCATTTGGAACACGTCTGCGGATGATGCTGTCAACGTGgcactgcacttcatcctagaacatctcgacagtgcagggacctacgcgaggatcccaTATCGCATATCACAATATCGTACGTCCTTTTATGATCACGATCGTCACGTAGTGACTCTCGGCCGACCCTCTTCTTTTTCCGTCTCAACCAAGCCGGCCGCGCGGCTTCGATCGCTTTTCCTAGCCGCGATCGGTCAGCGCAGCCTCGGCAAGCAACTACCGGCATCCCGTACCGGTCGCGCACGCAGCTGAGAGCAGCAGCCGGGCCCACCGCCAGTTCAATTGGCAGGAAAGTTACGAGCGCACCCCGAATGGACAacgatttttcttcttccgcctcttttgtttttgttttcatttttctgcattcttcttcttcaaccaaactTGCTTTGTTTTCTTCCTGAGATGCGCGGAGAAAAGACCACCCCCAAAGACCGACGAACCTACGGTCGTGGGTACCACGACAAGTGTGCTAGGATGTACAATTTTAGTGCCTgttcattttggggaaattactagcttcacgcTAAAATCCAAATtttgcgctctctctctcgctctgacagaacgcattaaacgctcacattttCAGCTTTAGTCCAGCAACACAAGGTCCGATCTTCCCTTTTCGTTATTTTCTCTCTGTTGTTAGatccctttgtgtgtttccctatagattcctcgtagatttcattaaatattctataaaatccCACTCTTTCTTGTGTTTTGGAGTTTAACAATGAACCTCTGTAATCTAGAACTCATATTTTTTTAGTGTAGCAACCTTTTGATTATGAGGTACCTCTACGCTTTTCCGACACTTTACACAAAAGAGTTGTGGTGCCCGTTACGAGAAGACAAAACGAGTTTGATTCTGACGTTAAACGTCTATGGGACTaaaccggaagtgaacgcagacGTTCACCTTCGACGACTATTTCTGAAATcaattacgttttatccaaacGCCACTATACGCTACGGTCGTCATGACTCACCTGATGGCGCCCGTGTCCTGCAGCGCCCCCACCTGGCAGAACTTCTCCAGATCCCAAAGCCTCACCCACCTGCGCACACAGCAGAGGGCACGCGATCGTTCACGGATGAAATCGTCGCCTGTTGCGAGGTCGCGGCGAGGTCGCGGCACCTGTCGGCGCCGCCCGAGGCCAGCAGGTACTCGTTGGGGTGAAACTGGATGGCGTTGACGGCGGATGTGTGCGCCGTGAACTCGGTGATGGTCTTGGCCTGCTTCAGGTCCCACAGCTGCGTCGCACAAGGTGACGTGAAGACCGCCAGACAGTTTACAAGCTTCTCCAAATGTATCTTCATCGCTTGCTTTTTCAAGTCACTACTGTAGATTCGGGGTCACTTCCTTATCAGTAGCGGTAAAGACGTGGCCCACTGAAATTCCTTTTGAACATCCATTTGACTGAGATGAGCATTTGAATAATTATCTCTCTCAAAAGGTTTGAATTgcttctaagaaaaaaaaaagaaaaatactcaaGAAACATTCGTCaaacttttcatgccaaaacgTCTTCACGGTTATGTGTCCCAAATAAACTTGGATGTTTTGCAACAGGTTTTCTGAAGATGCCGATTATTTGGCGGGATGTACGGGATTTTCTCCTCTTGCTTAAATTGCAACTAAAGCAACTGtaaactaacacaaatgtatctgccgaagtgtccttgggcaagacactgaaccctcaATTGccaaaggacatcaaagatcgTGGTGGGGTGGGAGGAGCAAAATGTTAACGGCATGGGGTTAGGCCAATTGAAATCGGCTTCAAAGCTAGAATACGCGAGAGACTCCAGTAGCGACTTGAACGTTTTCTGACAAATGAGCCGATGTACTCAACAAGACGTCAACTCCACCTTGACGGTGCAGTCGTCGCCGGCCGACGCCAACCACTTCCCGTCCGGGCTGAAGGCCAAACTCCGGACGGCCGCCGTGTGACCCTGTAAGACGCTGCCGGTCACGTGACCTCAAAGCCACCAACGAGAGCAAACGAAGGCGTCGCCCTGTTACCTTGTACCTGTAGATGGGGCCTTTCCGCCGCACGTCCCACATCTGACGTCGTCCGTGGTCACGTCGCATGGAACACGGTCACATGACATtagctaacacacacacacacacaagaacacacaaaaCGCACACACCTTGATGTTTGTGTCGGTGGAGCCGGATGCCAAAAAGTCTCCAAAAGGATGGAAACCAAAACTGGTGATGTTGGATTTGTGTCCCGTCAGAGTTCGCAACACTGCACGcatatacacgcacacgcgcgcgcacacacacacacacacacacacacacacacacagagcagggTTCAAAGCATGTCTAATGCtgcgttcacactgcagggcatgatgcccaatttggATATTTTTGTTCAATCCGATCTTTTTATAGTCGTTGACGTTCCAAAATCAAATGCGGCTTGTACTGCGGACGGAACGCGCCCGTGACGACACGTGGAAGCAAGTGCCGCCCTTCGCGTAGGACTCGTCATGACGcattttgtggcaatttcaaggagtTTGTGCGACCGGAGTCAATATTTTCTTCTATTTATCATTTGGAAAGCATAATCTTCCAGTACATCCCGCCAATATAATATGTAATGGCTAATGTCCGAAATGTTTATGCAATGCGGTCTATTTTTGTCGCTCACCAAGGGTACGTTGAGAAATTCAATCTGGTGCCCTAACTCTACTCCGAGATTGCGAATGTTCTTTGGGTCGTCGAACGTTTTGAGTTTCCAACAGCGCCGGAGTACATTTTCGaacgcgccccccccccccgagaacCACGAGAGCCTCGCGGGTGTCACCGTGTTTGTCGGATTTAGCGTCTTCGGCAGACGTATTTCTTGCGGCGCCTCTTGGCGGAGCACGTCTCCCACATTAGAAAACGTCGAGTCGCAGAAGGGCAAGTTCCTCTGCCGGTTTCACTGTTGCCATCAGAAGGGAACCGCGAAGCGACTCGGCACTTCCGGCGTCAACAAAACGTTGAGATTTTGGAGGAACTCCAAAGAGAAGACCGGACTATTTGCAATAGTACTGCTAAAATGTTAGATTTAGCGTATCATTGAGCGTCGATTTGAGCCCATCAGCGTCTTTGCTAATCTGAGGAGGATGAGACGCATTTCTGGATAGCAGCAAATCAATGGTGCCTGATTGGAAGAAGGGAATTCCTGATTTGGGAGCTCAATTTTGCATATTAAACTCAATAGCGTATTTTATACACGAGAAAAATCAATTATCAAGTGAATCCACAACAATCCTCAAAATTTCAGCCTGTCAATGCTAAATATTCTCCAAATTCCGTTGCCCTCCATGTTTACAGACTCAATATCAAACCAAGTCAAGGAACTGAGTCATAATTTATGTTTGCGCATTTTCAGCACCGCCAATTTGAAacgttaaaaaatgttttgatccaATTCAACAATGAATTGAccgaaaaataaatcaagcgaCTGATGTGTTATTCAAAGAACGGTGATTTGCAAGCGTAGTGTGGCGCGTGCTATAGCAGGAAATGCTGACTCTTGGCGGCCTCCAGGTCCCACACTCGTATGGATCCGGACTGCGACCCGGTCACCAGCTGCTCCTCGGACACGTTGAAGTGGACGCACTCCACCGCCTTCCTGTGGCCGCACAGACTCtgcgcacacacgtacacgcacgtGACCGCCGGGCGGCGCTAGACGGCGACGGTGCGCGGGAAGTACCATGATGCAGTTGGCCTTGCTGACGGACCAGATGTTGACTCTGCAATCTTCGCCGCCGCTCGCCAGGAGGCGCCCGGTGCTTTTGCCCAACGCCACGCAGCAAACGCGACCGGCGTGAGCCTCGAACTCCTCTGCACGCGGGCGCATTCACGCGACACATACAAAGCGTAAGTTCTAGGTCCAAACCACACAtgttgttgtcatggtgacgtGTCGTCGGAGAGTAAACTGGAAATGCCACTCACGCAGTCGCCACGACATCTTGGTGGTGGCGCCGCCGGCCGCCGCCATGATGAGACTCCACCTGTCGCCCGCCGTCCGCTTCGCCACCTTTTTGGGCAGAGGCAGCCATTTTACATTTGGGAAATGGGACCACAGAATTTTGCCTTACAAAAGTCGACTAGCTCCATGCTAACACAAGGGTCTGCCcgatatgtgttttttttgaagACAAACCCGATAGttggcaaaacaacaacaacaacaacaaaaaaacataactgaAACATGTGAGCATTTTTCAACCAAAGACTCAACGGCTGCGTCCGAAATGACTCTATACCATTATATAGTGCGTCTGCCTTTTTGTAGCGGTGTCTGAATGCTTAGTGGTCAAATTCAGTGCCCTGTATAGTGAACGCAAAATTTCCCACAAAGCATTGCAAAAAGTAGCGAACGACCGAGTCGCGATAtaccacaatgcattgcgtcTTCGGCGAAAGAATGGCGCAGACGGAGGGATTGAATTTTTCAAATAAAggaaactttgcaaaaagaatCGATTGTTGGCATTTTTATAGCAATGTACAGTAAAATCGTTATAATAccgtgaaatttttttttttttttaccaaccgCAACATCCTTCCGTTGCCAATGTACGACGGTTGTGACGTCATAACAGAGCGCCGTGCAGTGTCCGAAAGCTGTTGCGAATGAGCTGACTTTCGTGCAACCGATTTGGGGAGTCGGGATTGAGTGAACCATTTCGGACACTGCCACTGTTTCGGTCGCAAGTTTCCTGGTCATTTACATTGACTTCCGGGCAGACCATTTTTCCAAACTTTGTGGGCCGCTCATTTTTCGTGTAACTCTCCTCTATTTTGATACAAAGGCTTTTTTGAAAAtcttagcaacatttctgcccTGTGACGAATCTGCAGCCATGCAGAACAAGATTACTGGTCTAACGTTGCCCCAACGGCCTCAACCGGAATCGGGAGCCAGTTGAACCGTAACAGCCGAACCGAATCTTCTCGGAGCACACGTCGACCCAAGCTTATTTTCTTTCGGTGTGGCGTCTGGAACAGGTCAAAACATGTTCCGATATTTGAAAAATCCATTTATGTGGACCAAGCCTACGTGAAGGTGAGGCTGCACACCTGCACGCGTTCACTCGCCATCTCGGTTCATTTGCGACTAATAACGTTAATCAGCGGCCATCAAATCGAGCGTCGTGTTTCAATGTCAAACTAGCAGCTGAAGCTTGCCGAATAGATCGACGACAAGCTGGAAAATGAGCGAGCGCCTCTTCGGACACAATCGAGTGCACTCGAGCGAAAGGACGTCGAACAGCTTCGCCAACAAAAACGACGACAGCGAGCGCAGCCAAACACTCCAACTCGGCAGCCAAACACTCCAACTTTAGCCGCCTAAGCACGGACAGCGAAGAGGCTCAAAAGTTAGCTTTACCTGCTCAACTCAAGCCCAAGTTGTCGCCATTCAGCAGCCAGCCGCTCATGATGATGTTGACAAATGGACGCGCGTGCGCATCTTAGCAACTGTCCATTTTCGATGACGTCGCACAGAGACGGTGACGCTGAGCTAGGGGGGTCAAAGGTCGTCTTCGCATCTCACGcgtgtggacggcaagaaaaccgAAAGACCGAAAGGATGCCGGCGCTGCATGCAGTTGCATAAAACGCCGGAGAATAACGAAACCATaaatatttttgctgtttttttttttcaaatgttgtgtattgatagcatacgTTTTAgcgttgacaaaacagtaacaaTAGTAGCtaccctcatgaaaatcggaAACGAGCAAGTTCCGACGTAATTTCAGTGTCCACGCATTGGCTTGTGGAAAGGTCGAcctctccaacatggccgctaCGTAGGCACGCCGGTTAGCCGGACGGCTACAGCGCGCTGGCGTAGCTGGTCTTCATATTTAAGATTGTGGGTGTCACGATATCTGTAGCTATAGCTTGGAGAATATCGTTTGTAAATCGGAGCTTACTCTACAGAATGTACTATTTGGTTTTGTAAAGTGCGAAGCCTCAgctgaaaatgaaaattaattaattaacgtCTTCATCTTTCTTGCTAAATTTTATTATCACAAATATACATTTGCTAAGGTAAAACCTATTTTGGGTGTTTCTATGAAATAAATTGAACTATATTCAATGTCAATATCTGCTGAAAAACATAAGAATTTCATTCCAGCAGCAGCATACTGTACCTCAAATTTGGGCTCAcaagacaatgcaaaaaaaaacaaattgtatgtTGGGTTACTACTAacgggctgcaactaacgattttttttcatattccatCAATTgggtgattatttattttttttaaatattattttttttattattattttgtttttcaaataattcatgcgctggtttgaaaaaaaaaacacatttccatcaaGGGCAACAGCTaacaattgttttcatattcGATTAATCCGTCAAATttttggggttagggttagttggaGTTAATAGatgaattgaataaaaaaaacatttttcaatttccatCGAGTGTGGTAACTAACGattatttgaataattgataaatctgacaattatttttgcaatgaaacatccatccatccattttctgagccacttctcctcacgagggtcgcgggcgtgctggagcctaccccggctgtcatcgggcaggaggcggggcacgccctgaactggtcgccagccaatcgcagtgcaatGAAACAACGAaccggaaaaaaacattttcaatttccaTACTTGTATTGAAAAACAGGACACGATTTCAAATTGACATAAATTGATGATGATCGTGTTCTCGGCTTGGTCCGTAACATCCGTCAGAAAATCAGCAAATGTCAATCCTTCTTTtccaacacaaagataatcagtctgcaaaCATGGAGGGCTGCAGAAATCGGAAAAATATTTTcggttgagaggctgaaatcgcGAGGATTCGGACAATTGATGATTGATCAGTTGCGGACGAAACGATGAATTATTGCCCTCTAATACGAAGCGCCGAGTCCGTCAGTCGGCGTTAAGCAGTTGTATGACTTGCGTTAAGAGTTTGAGGAGCGAGTCTGCCTTGTACGGAAAAAGGTTCTTGTTCTGCAGCCTCGCCAGCATGCGGCGCAGTCGCACCAGGCAGCCCAGCGCCCTACCCAGCGTGTCATCGCTCGCCCCCGCGTTGGACCGCAACCGCTCCGAACCCGGGGAGTCTCCGCTCGCCTCTTCGTCCGAATCATCGTAGTCCACGAGGCGGCACCCCCCGGAGGGAGCCAGAGAGCGGCCGCCGGCGTCCAGCCGCCGGCACGAGGCGGCGAATCCCCGCCGGTCGGTCCTCAGGTAGCGCAGGTAGCGCACCAGGTAGTCCAGGAAGCAGGTTTCCGTGGAGATGAGGAAGTCCAGCAGGATGCGGTGGTCCGCCGAGACGGCGCCGagcaggaacaggaagtggcaGTGCGGGTTGCAGCCGGCGACGCAGGACGCTCGGACGGGCGCGGAGTCGTCCTGGCGCCAGTCATCTCTGCCGGGGCACAGGGCACGCGTCAGTTTAGTTTCGTCTTTCGAGCGTTGACAGACGCCCCCGCCGCACGTACCTGAGATGGAGGAAGATGACCAGCGCGGCTTTGGCGGCCTCCATCATGTCGTCGTCCTGCTCGCTGAACAGCAGCGGGAGGACGCCGCAGTCGTGATCGGTGTCCGTCGGCCGCACGCCCTTCTGGCGCAGGAAACGCCACAGGGAGCCCAGATGCCCACCGGCCTCGGCGGCACCTGAACACCGGATGAGCGCTACGGTCGGTCGTCACGGCAACACCGCAAGCCAAGACGAGCGTTGTCGTGGCGACGACAAAAGTCATGTCGGCGACAGACAAAATACCCCGCAAGGTCATAACGACAGAGATGACAAATACAAACGTACGAGTCACGGCGGCCGCAACAAAACTTGCGACCGCTTCATTGCGACAACACGGGACAAGCAATTAGTCGTCatggcaacagcaaaacaaaacgtTTTCGGGTCCTCGCGAGCAGAAGAGAATTACGGTTGTCGTGGCGAAATGCAAAAGCATCGTGATGGTTTCTTTCAGTGGGATTTAGGACGAAGAAAAAATTCATCAATACGTTTTTGCGAGATGTTTGGGGGCCATCGTCCGCGCTCGCGGCACCGTCGTAGTCTGCATcggaagatacaccaagtactctcctgcctgtctctctgatcaccttggctgtagtagTCCAGTCTTCTGAAAGCTCCTCGTGTCCATCGAGAGCCTGTCTCggctcttcccaaaaagccgcacaacactcttcctgtctcagctttcaccacatggttctgtcgtcctaatcttcctccccaccaccagagtcatcttacacaccagccacactctcccctaccactaccatacagttggtaacctccttcagattatatcgtctgcacaagatgtaatccacctgcgtgcttctacctccgctcttgtaggtcaccctatgtttctGCATCTTCTGGGAAAAactgttcactacagccatttgcatccttgttgcaaagtccctccaagttcctttcctggatgccgtacttacccatcacttcttcatcacccctatttccttcaccaacacgtCCAcgacaatctgcaccaatcacgactctctctctctgtctgggatgctcagaactacttcgtctcgctccttccacaatttctctttcacctctagctCACATCCGACCTGTGGGGCACAGCCGCTAATCACatgacacataacaccctcaagttcaagtttcagcctcatcactcgatctgatactcttttcacctgtaagacattctgagccaactcttccttTTCAAATAACCCCtagtccatttctcttcccatctacaccgtgctcaaatcatttcaaccccgcccctaaacttctagccttactgcctttccacctgctctcctggacacccacttcatcaacctttctcctaatcatcatgtcaaccaactcccgagattttcccgtcatagtcccaacattcaaagcccCCACGTTCAGTTCTTGGCTCTGTGCTCtaccgaagaacccgctttccacctcttcttcttctctgacttcgacccacagtagctgaatttccaacggcgccctgcagggtTGTGTTGTGTTATAGATATATTCTAATGAATACTAATGACATTTTTGGCCAGCTGTTCCCGTCTGCACTGCTGGTGAGGAGGCAGCCGCCAACATTTGCTGTCATAAAGCTGCCACAAAACTGGCTGCAAGTTGTGCTCATTGGTGATGATTTTTAggacatttgtgtttttaccTCTTGATTGTCTTCACTATGATGTcttaaaatttgaaatcatcaataactttttgaacATGCGATTTTAAGCATGGCTGTTCCACCATCGGAGACATTTGGACATCAAGGCATCGCTTATTCGAATTTCTGTGTCGAAtccaatgatttgaaaatgagCCACActaactttttttgttatttgtttgttttttggtgggCACACCTTGTCGTCACGGCATCATTTCGGGGTACTCGCCTGCGGCGGCGGACACGACGCGATGCTGGACGCTCTTGATGACGAGCAGGCCGAGGGCGCGCAGCATCACCGAGTCTCCCGGGCCCcctctggcggcgctcgtcccgCCGAAAAACCGCGCCGACTCCACGCGGACGCTCGTCAACCAACCGGCCGCCAGCGCATCCGACACCGCGGCGGCTAGAACGCCGATGTCCGAGGCGTCCGAGGCGGCGTTCTCTCCGGACGCCCCCAGCCAGTCCTCGCCGGCCTTCCGCAGCGCCGCCCGCTTTAGCAAGAGCGCCGCCCTCTTGCTGACAAAGTAGTGCGGTGCACGGCTAACGGCGGCGATCAACGCAGCGGCGTGGATGTACGTCAACTTCGGACCCCTCGTGCCGGCGGGCGCCGCGGAACCGGACGCCGTAAGAAGTTCGAGAAGGTCCAGCAGAAGGCAGGAGGTGTCTGGCGCGCCGAGGGGGCTCCGGTCCGCGGGAAGGAACCTGGACGTCGAGGCGCTGACGCTCGTGTCGAACGCCATCAGAAGCATCCTGACCGGTTCTGATGGATCAAAGACAAAAGTCACCATTGGCTCCGGGCGGCGCGGCGGCCTAGCGCGGCATTTCCCGACAAGCTTTATGGCAAACGTACGGCCCGCTATCAGATTCTGACGCTACGATAACCTTGAGCGAAAATATGGCGGCATCGTGCTTGTGAAGATTCTCATTTGTCcgggtcatttcattctcagagcATTGAAGGACGGAATAATCGTGCAAGGGTACTGCAAAAATTGGACGTCCCCAGCGAGGGAATCCGAAtccgaatccgaatcatctttatttgccaagtatgtccaaaacacacaaggaataaccattcgcactcacattcacacctacgggcaatttagagtcttcaatcaacctaccatgcatgtttttgggatgtgggggggaaaccggagtacccggagaaaacccacgcaggcacggggagaacacgcaaactccacacaggccaggttggatttgaacccacaacctcacaactgtgaggcagatgtgcgaaccagtcgtgTACCGTTCCGTCGTACTGTGATCCGTATTGCTCCCCTTCGAAGAGCCGAGTTCAAAGTTCCGCACACATTTGCGAGAGAATATTTGTGgtgaaaatgttgacatttcattgattcatatttatatatatattatacaagtGCAGTATATGGAAAGTAGTCATTGGTGTCGTGGGGGATTGCTGTATGGACGTTGTTTGTGATCTGGGATGTTTGACCTTGACGGTTGTCCTGGAGAAGTTTCTGGAGGACCCTGGTCAGCGACCACAAGACGCTGTCCAGTTCGGGGCCGGCGGGCGAACTGAGGAGTGCCCGCTGGCATGTCTGATGCCACGCGGGACTGACCACCCCCTGCCATCACATACACATCATCGATCATCGAGAAGCCGCTTCAAATCTACCACACCCGCGCACGGGAAGTAGACAACAGTTCCAAAGTTACCAAATctctttttgtttcttctctcTGTTTACACGGCGGCGCTTCCCGCCTCGGACGCCGAGAACGGCAAAAACGGACCATTAAAGGACGGAGGGGGTGTGAACGACagaatgacaacttttcaggaaataaaacaaaatggcagcttGCCTGAGTTTCCAAAAAgtgctttgttttttctcaaatgcGTTTTGGGCCATGAAATCATAAATAGCGGGCCGTGTTGTTCTGATACTTTCTGAGGTTTAAGCGGGCATAAATAGGGACGTACTCATAAATTTGGGTGAAGGTCGGCCGCAGCTTTGGGACGTCACGCTTTTGGCCTTCGTCAACCGACgaccgactggcgaccagtgcagggtgtggtccgcctttcgtccgaagtcagctggggttgGCTCctgcgccccgcgaccctgaacggGATCAGCGGTGTTGAAAACCGATTTACACGGAAATCCAACATGAGCCCAAATGTTAGATTTAAATGCGGAAGGCGCGGACTTCGCCGCTCGGCTCCCGGTTTCGTTTTGTCCGCACGATAACGCTACGTTATCGAAACGCACGATACCTTTTGTGCGGCAGAAGTTTTGACCCGATTCGGCCGAGTCGATGATTCGAAAGCGACCCGGAAGTCGTTCTCGCGGCGTCTCAATTGTCTGAGACG carries:
- the lins1 gene encoding protein Lines homolog 1 isoform X1, which codes for MASAGGSLMDVLCEVYECSVNATRPSRTPAEVARAIVSGVRAHETAGPHGNETDASCLALTLIGRMVARATAPAAHGRVAGFYRDAVEVLLQDLDVVSQMVAKFGCEEQMVSHLAAKSASACVLYRLQVSGVVSPAWHQTCQRALLSSPAGPELDSVLWSLTRVLQKLLQDNRQEPVRMLLMAFDTSVSASTSRFLPADRSPLGAPDTSCLLLDLLELLTASGSAAPAGTRGPKLTYIHAAALIAAVSRAPHYFVSKRAALLLKRAALRKAGEDWLGASGENAASDASDIGVLAAAVSDALAAGWLTSVRVESARFFGGTSAARGGPGDSVMLRALGLLVIKSVQHRVVSAAAGAAEAGGHLGSLWRFLRQKGVRPTDTDHDCGVLPLLFSEQDDDMMEAAKAALVIFLHLRDDWRQDDSAPVRASCVAGCNPHCHFLFLLGAVSADHRILLDFLISTETCFLDYLVRYLRYLRTDRRGFAASCRRLDAGGRSLAPSGGCRLVDYDDSDEEASGDSPGSERLRSNAGASDDTLGRALGCLVRLRRMLARLQNKNLFPYKADSLLKLLTQVIQLLNAD
- the lins1 gene encoding protein Lines homolog 1 isoform X2; amino-acid sequence: MASAGGSLMDVLCEVYECSVNATRPSRTPAEVARAIVSGVRAHETAGPHGNETDASCLALTLIGRMVARATAPAAHGRVAGFYRDAVEVLLQDLDVVSQMGVVSPAWHQTCQRALLSSPAGPELDSVLWSLTRVLQKLLQDNRQEPVRMLLMAFDTSVSASTSRFLPADRSPLGAPDTSCLLLDLLELLTASGSAAPAGTRGPKLTYIHAAALIAAVSRAPHYFVSKRAALLLKRAALRKAGEDWLGASGENAASDASDIGVLAAAVSDALAAGWLTSVRVESARFFGGTSAARGGPGDSVMLRALGLLVIKSVQHRVVSAAAGAAEAGGHLGSLWRFLRQKGVRPTDTDHDCGVLPLLFSEQDDDMMEAAKAALVIFLHLRDDWRQDDSAPVRASCVAGCNPHCHFLFLLGAVSADHRILLDFLISTETCFLDYLVRYLRYLRTDRRGFAASCRRLDAGGRSLAPSGGCRLVDYDDSDEEASGDSPGSERLRSNAGASDDTLGRALGCLVRLRRMLARLQNKNLFPYKADSLLKLLTQVIQLLNAD
- the katnb1 gene encoding katanin p80 WD40 repeat-containing subunit B1 isoform X3; the encoded protein is MASERVQVAKRTAGDRWSLIMAAAGGATTKMSWRLQEFEAHAGRVCCVALGKSTGRLLASGGEDCRVNIWSVSKANCIMSLCGHRKAVECVHFNVSEEQLVTGSQSGSIRVWDLEAAKMLRTLTGHKSNITSFGFHPFGDFLASGSTDTNIKMWDVRRKGPIYRYKGHTAAVRSLAFSPDGKWLASAGDDCTVKLWDLKQAKTITEFTAHTSAVNAIQFHPNEYLLASGGADRWVRLWDLEKFCQVGALQDTGAIRCVLFSADGGCLFSGHADVLGVCAWEPDRWLDAVTVGWGRVCDLTLCNRQLIGASHQLSGVATHVVDLKRVKTSATASDHDAAAVVPGRAATQSPSADPKAGALRRSYERPAAACPPSQGLKQSAEAERRSPEGERRSPSEDEADEKVSSAEIHNAQDYREIFQPRNAISRTPPRMSEPFPAPPEDERPLNNAPLFPEQRPGSPSALPTPVQRVEPTVVACVKRPAPSAVGQVFPTSEQAPVPPQIFPIGRNEPTGLNVADFLSGRRCGILNENEVLNHIHNGHATMCVMLSNRRKNLQSVRDVWARQGIKVAMETGRVRDESSSD